The segment GGCCAGCAATCAGGAGGTTCGTGCCAGCCTGCAGTGACGCGTCAGACAGTTCGTCTGGGAGCTCGTACATGTCGAATCCTCGTCGCAGACGCCGCCCGCACGACTGTCACCCACCGGCGCCCTGGTTGATAGGAGAATGCAGTATGCAGCATATAGAAGTTTTGATTGGGGCGTCGTCGACGCCCACGAATGCGCGACGGCACCCTCACGGGAGTGCGAGCGATCCCACCGGGACGATTCGTCCGGCGAGGAACGCCACGACCGCCGCGAACTGCGCGTACTTCAAGTGCGCCTGGCCCGCGCTCGCGTCCCCATAGGACTCGTAGGCCGCGTACAGCATCACCGCAACGGCCGGCACCACCACGACCAGGTACGCGAGCCCGAACGTCCCGAACACGTAAGGGAGGGGACTCGCAATCACCGCCACCACGAGCGCCGCCGACGCGACGTGCAGCGCCCGCCGCTCGCCGATCGCGATCGGGAGCGTGTTCAAGCCCTCCTCGCGGTCCCCCGCCACGTCCTCGACGTCCTTGATGACCTCCCGGCTCGCCGTCGACAGCGCCGCGAGCACGAACAGTACAGCCGGCGCCAGCGGCGCCCCGACGGCCGCCCCGCCGAACAGGAACGTGCTCCCGCCGAGGTACGCCACCACCACGTTCCCCACCCCGGGCAGGCCCTTGAACCACTCCGTGTACGCCACCAGCGCCAGCAAGTTCATGACCGCGATCGCGAGCGCGAGCACCGGCAACGCCAGCGCACACGCCACCGCTCCCGCGAACAACACTCCACTCCACGCCAGCGCCCCGCGCGCACTCACCGCACCGCGCGGAATCGGCCGCGTCGGCCGATTCACCGCATCGATGTCTCGGTCGAAGTAGTCGTTGATCGCCATCCCCGCCGCCGTCGCGAACACCGTCGCCGCGACCGCCGCAGCCGTCGCCACCGGCGCCGACCCGACCCCACCAGCGACGAACGCACCGACGAACGTCAACACGCCCGCCGCCACCGAGTTCGACGGCCGCGTCATCTCCACCAACCCACGCACGGTCGCGCCCACACTCGACATACACCAGACCCACCCCCGCACCCGGCAAAAAGCCACCCGATTCCACCCCGAAACCACATCATTTAAACACCCGAGTCAATTCAGGAGAATACACAGGGCGCTTAGCTCAGTCTGGACAGAGTGCTTGGCTTCGGACCAAGCTGTCGCGGGTTCAAATCCTGCAGCGCCCATTTCAGTTCTGTGACGTTTCGGGGCTTTTCCAGTCCCGGGCGCTCACCGGCCTCAGGCGACAACAGACAGCAGTATTCCGATTCTACGATTCGGCCGAAACTCGCGATACAAGGCAATATCGTAACGCACCCCCTCGCAGTCTCCCGTTCTCCCGTGCAAACCCCGGTTCTCAGACCGCGGTTCGGGGTGGTGGCTCGTGACGGGATGGGACCATCCCGAGAGCGGGAGCCGGGCGACTCCGCGGAAGATCGTCCAGGCGGTGAACCGGAAGCTCGCTAGCGTCGGCATCGAACATGAACGGAACAACGCCCGGTCCCTACAGTGGAACAACCCAGAGCATCGGCTCTGGGTCCGCGACAAGTTCGAGGAGAACGCCCGTGAGATAGCGCGAAAACAGGAGGCGCTCCTGCCGGGCTTTGGACCGCAGGGACGCGGGGAGAACGCTCGCGAAGATTGCGGGAACCCACACCCGTTCGTCTGCTCTGACTGCGCGAACACCGTCGAGTTCGGCTCCACGTGTTCGATGAGCGTCTGCGCACGTTGCGGGGTCGCGTGGGTCCGAGACGCCGCCATCAAGAAGAGCGCGAAGGTCCGCCGCGTCCGCAAGGAGAAGTACAAGCGCTCGCCCAGTCACGTGAACCAGTTCGAGCACCACGCCGTCATCAGCGCGCCGCTGTCGTGGTACTACGATCTCGCCGCAGCCGGCCTCACGATGGAGGAAGCCCAGGAGAAGACCCGCGAGGTCGTGAAGTCCATCCTCGAGGAACTCCGCTGCCAGGGCGTCCTCATCCGACACTCGTTCCGTGGCTCGAACCCCGACGGTTCCATCCAGTCCGAGCACGACGATCGCGGCGCCTGGAAGCAGCGACTGAACTCCGACCGGAAGTGGGTCACCGACGTCCGCGAGGACCTCGCCTGGAAGCCCCACTACCACTGCATCGTCGTCGGCGACGAGCTGAAGACTCGCGACCTCTCCGCCGACGTCGAAGAGGCGACCGGCTGGGTCATCCACCGCATCGAAGACGACGACGGCAAGAGCCTCCCGAACGACGGCGCCATGGCGCGGGCGCTCATGTACTCGCTCTCGCACGCCGACATCGAGGTCCGCGAAAACGGCCACAACCAGAGCAAGGTCTGGGAGGTCGGCGCGTACAAGGGCGACGCCATCCGCTCCAGCGACACCTTCGCGAGCCGCGACCACGACCTCGACTGGAGCGACGCCGTCATCAGGAAGCACGCCCCGCGCATCCTCGGCCTCAGGTCGGGAACGACGGACTGCGGGGCCACGATGCCCGCGGTGTCGGACCCGGACGAGCTCGCCCGGAAGATCGTCGACGAGATCTGGCCACAGGACGAGCCCGTCGACGTCGAGACCGATACCGTACTGGCGCACGTGAGCGAGGGCACCATCCGCGTGTCGACGTCCTCGAGCAGCGGCGGTGGCTACGACGTCACCGTGACCGACTCGGACGGGAACCGACTCACCGGCGCCGCCGGCTCGGTCCCCGACCTCGCGACGGACCCCTTCGACTATGCGAGCTCGAGTGAGGACCTCCGGTCGCGACCGCTCCGTCAGGACGACGTCGTCGACGACGAGGAGTGCGACGGCGACTGCGACCACGACCACGGCGACGACCAGCACGACGACGACGACGGCGACGAGACCTGCGACGGCACGCTCGTTCCCCTGGAGGAAGCCCGCGAGCGCGGCCTCCTGGACGACGACGAGTGGCTCGACCAGGCACCCTTCGCCGCCGACGCGCTCGCCGCACACCGCGAGTACCCGGACGAACTCGTCCCCTTCGGGACGCCTCCAGGGAAAGCGATCGGCGCAGCCTGACGTAGCCCCTCGATAGCCCGCCTCGTAGCGGGTGGACCCCAGCGGCTGCTCTATCCTCTGATGCTTGTTTTCGGGCGTAGTTGTTGCTGAACTGCTGTTTCTCCCGCGAACCGGCGCCGCGAGCTCGAGATCGGCGCCGGACCACCCCCCGAACCGGCCGCCGCGCGGGCAGGATGAGTATGAACTGGGGTCGATTTTTGCTAGCGCAAAAATCTCAACGGCTCCCTTCGGGAGCCTATCTACATCAGAGAGAGCTCCAGGCATAGTATTTGGTTGCTTCTATACAGTATACGTGAAGTACGAAGAACCGGCTCGGAAAACTGTTCGATACCTTACCATAAGTCTGAAACCGGTAGTTCAGCGGTTCTCTGTCGGTTTCATAAATCACAACTCCATTTCTATTTTCTTCCCTCTTTGTCTGAGGAGGGGAAATACAGAGAAGGGGTGTGAAACCGCAAGAAAGCGTACAACAAACCATGGTTTCTGTTGGGGTTTTAGATAACTTCAAAGAGACCAACTTGGCCCGTCGGGTTTCTCCAGCGGATGATTTATGATAACTCGATTATTGGTTGGGGCTATGGGTCCTTCAGTTGGATATAATATGGAGGAATTGGATGAGCAACTGCAGAAGATAACTCAAGACGTTTCTGAACTTCAGATTGAGGTAGAGAATCTCTCTGACGAACAACTGGACGAGGCGGAGCACCTGATTGAAGACGCACTTTCGAATGAAAACTATAAGCAGTATCTGGAAAATTCTGATTACGAACCAGCTTTTGAAGAATTCCAGGAGTTAAATAATACTTCTGAGGGCACAGAGGTCTCTGTCCCTGAACAGATTATATTTACTAGTCAGACGTTGTCACTACTTTTAGAAGAGATGATAACAGATGCAGGAAACCGATTAGTGATATCTATGATGGTAGCCCACGCTATAATCCCCGTAATCGCTCAGGACGCCACTATTTCGACCTACGAAGATATTCTTGGCAGAGTTTACTGGTCCGTGCTTGTTGTTCATTGGGTTCTAAATACAGAATCGGACTAAGCTATACGACAACCCAGGGGGTCGCACGTCGAGAGACCGGCTCGACCGAATATGAACACGAGTCTGGGCTCGAGGCCAACCGTCGTGTTCACGAGCGCGGGGGTAGCGCCCCGATCGGGCCGGCGCCGAGCTCGTCGACGAACACGGTTCGCGACTTTCTTTATATATCTCACAAGCTTTTGTCACCGCAGAGAACTACCGTCAGGCGCTCGTGAACACGAGCATGACCCGCACCAGCGAGATACCGGGAAGCGTCCGCATCCGCACCGGCGACGGCAATGAGTGGCGATACGACGCGATAGAGGCGGCCTCGCGGTACTACGATGCGAACCGCAGCGACGCCGTGGCGTACGCCTGCGAGGACGTCACCGGCGCCGTGGCGTTCGTCGAGGACGTCCTCGGTCGCGACGACCTCACGGTCGCGCAGCGCCAGGAACTCGCCGAGGCTGCCAGCAAGCGCCTCGAGGGCGTCGACGTCGAGGTCGTCGACGACGTCCGCGTCGCTCCCGACGAATAGAAAATAATTTTCTAATCCATCGCTGGTCGCGATGGACGCGAGGACAGTAGTGGCCGCGTCGTCGACGTCGACGAACTGGACAATAGTGACCGCGCTCCCGCTGCGGGAGCTCCCGTCTACAGCTCGTGGAGGTCCAGCGGGTTCACGACGGGAGCACCCCGCGGGCGGCCTCGAGGCCGCGGTCCACGCTCTCGAGCAACCACGCGATCGCGTCGGCGATCGCGCCGAGGTCGACGACGAGACGGAACCCCGGAACGACGCCGGAGACCGCGACGAGCCCCACGAGCACGAGGACGGCGCCGAAGCGCAGCCAGAGGCCGACGGCTGCCGCGATGGTGAGGCCGTCGCGCAGGTGCTTCACGGCGACCACGCCGGTCGCGAGCACCGCGATGCTCCCCGGCACGCCGATGGCCTCCAGGAGGCCGCCGACGAGCAACGGCGCCGCGAACGTCAATTGCCGTCACCTCCGAGGTTGATGGGTCGCGGCTTGAAGTACGAGTAGACGATGTAGACGGCGCCGATCACGACGATGATAACGACGCCGGGGATGACCTCGCGGGAGCTGATGGCGAACGCGGAGATTGCTCGCCCGATGCCAGCTGAGATTGCTCCACCGCTCAGACTCTCCATGATGAAGAGGCCGCCGCCGACGGCGACGCCGAACGGGAGCGTCTTGCTCCGGCGCGGGATGGCGATGGAGCCGGCGAACGGGATGCCGATGCGGCGGCGGTCGTCGCGACCACGACCGAGGCTCCGGGCGACGAACCACGTACCGAGGACCGCGGCGACCCACGTCGCGAACAGGAGCACGGTCTTGCCGCCGCTGGACTCCTGTTCGACGGGGCCGCCGGGGCCGGAGACGTCGGCCGGGCTACTGAGCGGGTCGGTCTCCTCGTCGTCGTCGAGCTCGAAGACGAGCACCTCGCTGGAGTCGTCGTCGACGAGCGTAATCGGCGAGTTGGCGGTCCCGGAGTCTCGCGCGATCCCGTCGGTCACCGACCACAGTACGTAGCTCGCGCCGTCCTTCGCCTCGAGGTAGGTGAACGCGACCTCGTCGCCGGCGTGGTCGCCGGGTGAGACGACGAACTGGGGTTCGGTGCTGCGGGGGTCCTCGACCTCGAGGACGACGTCGCCCTCGCTGTTCACCTCGACGGGGATGGTTGAGACGCGCGCCTCGCCACCCTCCGGCGCGTTCGGGAGCTCGAGGCGACTGTCGCCATCGTGCTGGATGACCTGCCGGGAGTCCGCGCCCGTCCAGCTCTCGTTGCTCGAGTAGCGCACGAGCGTCTCATCGCCGTCGTGCGGAAGCACGATCGCGGAGTCGCCCGCCCAGCTCTCGAGCTTGATGCGGGAGTCGAGCGTCGAGCCGTCGGTCGTCGGCTCGAGCACCTGGATGCTCCCGTTCTGGACGTCGACCTTCCGGCCCTCCGAGCGGACGTCGACGCTGGTGTTCGCG is part of the Halorubellus sp. JP-L1 genome and harbors:
- a CDS encoding geranylgeranylglycerol-phosphate geranylgeranyltransferase codes for the protein MSSVGATVRGLVEMTRPSNSVAAGVLTFVGAFVAGGVGSAPVATAAAVAATVFATAAGMAINDYFDRDIDAVNRPTRPIPRGAVSARGALAWSGVLFAGAVACALALPVLALAIAVMNLLALVAYTEWFKGLPGVGNVVVAYLGGSTFLFGGAAVGAPLAPAVLFVLAALSTASREVIKDVEDVAGDREEGLNTLPIAIGERRALHVASAALVVAVIASPLPYVFGTFGLAYLVVVVPAVAVMLYAAYESYGDASAGQAHLKYAQFAAVVAFLAGRIVPVGSLALP